One part of the Anaerolineales bacterium genome encodes these proteins:
- a CDS encoding transglycosylase domain-containing protein — translation MTGSLPEDTGQPPEKQHPGEGATDRFRRLSASGAHSVNSSQDNSPQGNSPQESTTPDLSDTQPSRPVPVTPAGSTIAPDEAPTIFEPVGDSTPAPPPLGHTPSGPRPAMDEFGMPLPRRVAEVDPEATRVSRAAYSTTGRTAASATGNGGGSRFKQWWGRVSRMGCLPRVLVYGGIAAILLAMASLAFAFYEYYVIASSLPSVADLHERTSQFETTRILDANGNLLYEILDPNAGRRSYVPLAEISPYMVASTIAAEDKEFYNHPGFNVMSIARAYFQNRADGEIVSGASTITQQLARMLLFSPEEASQRTYIRKVREAILAAEITRRYSKEEILELYLNEIYFGNMAYGVEAAAETYFGTSASELTLAQASFLAGLPQSPSVYDVYTNREAALGRQQYVLRLIYSLSAEAGCIYVSNSSERVCVSLDQAATAGLEMLDYRFNQPGVEIRYPHWVHYIRSLLEAQYDPQTIYRSGFTVHTTLDPELQDMAQDTLSEHIAGLQDRNVGSGALVAMRPSDGHILAMVGSADFYNEEIDGQINMAVSPRQPGSSIKPLTYVAAFEKGWTASTLIWDVESEFPPSGLATDTRPPYIPQNYDERFHGPVTVRSALANSYNVPAVKALDFVGIYDNPDTPEEEGLVAFAHRLGITDLHSDQYGLALTLGGGEVKLLDLTNAYAIFANQGRALTPVAITRITDFQGNVIFEAPQPSGEQVIREEHAFLISSIMSDNQARTPMFGSNSLLNLPFPVAAKTGTTTDFRDNWTMGYTPDVAVGVWVGNPDNTEMQGTSGLSGAAPIWAEFMQEAVNYLTGGNPSSFVRPAGIEEKIICTISGAEPSQYCDDQRREYFVVGQPPADADNDLWQDVLADTWTGLESSAACGNRFTEERFGLNVEDPWAIKWITQTSQGRNWAEANGFDDPIYFSPLRECRDTDPRPLLDIILPNNGEHFNQHEVQVVVRADATQNFQRYVLEWARGTNPDDHDWEELAASNTPIPQQERVYTLRMNEITRGALSLRLTIYSTQNTYAEYEIVIYNDMPEPTAIPSATPTITPLPSATPTVTNTPLPTETPTNTPEPTATP, via the coding sequence ATGACTGGCAGCCTGCCCGAAGATACCGGCCAGCCCCCAGAGAAACAGCACCCCGGCGAGGGCGCTACCGATCGTTTCCGCCGCCTCTCGGCTTCGGGCGCCCATTCCGTAAACTCCTCGCAGGACAACTCTCCACAGGGCAACTCTCCGCAGGAGAGTACTACTCCTGACTTGAGCGACACCCAGCCCAGCCGCCCGGTGCCGGTGACCCCTGCTGGCAGTACTATCGCGCCGGACGAGGCCCCCACCATCTTTGAACCCGTGGGCGATTCCACGCCCGCCCCGCCGCCTCTGGGCCACACGCCCTCGGGGCCGCGCCCGGCCATGGACGAGTTCGGCATGCCCCTGCCGCGCCGCGTCGCCGAAGTGGACCCCGAAGCTACCCGCGTCAGCCGCGCCGCTTACAGCACTACCGGGCGCACAGCCGCCAGTGCCACCGGCAACGGCGGCGGCTCGCGCTTCAAGCAATGGTGGGGCCGGGTCAGCCGCATGGGCTGCCTGCCGCGCGTGCTGGTGTATGGCGGCATCGCCGCCATCCTGCTGGCGATGGCCAGCCTGGCCTTCGCCTTCTACGAATACTACGTCATCGCCTCCAGCCTGCCCTCGGTGGCTGATCTGCACGAGCGCACCTCGCAGTTCGAGACCACCCGCATTCTGGATGCGAACGGCAACCTGCTCTACGAGATCCTTGACCCCAATGCTGGCCGCCGCAGCTATGTGCCGCTGGCCGAAATCTCGCCGTACATGGTCGCTTCCACCATCGCCGCTGAGGACAAGGAGTTTTACAACCATCCCGGCTTCAATGTGATGTCCATTGCGCGCGCCTATTTCCAGAACCGTGCCGATGGCGAGATCGTCTCCGGCGCGTCCACCATTACGCAGCAGTTGGCACGCATGCTGCTATTCTCGCCCGAGGAAGCCTCGCAGCGCACTTATATTCGCAAAGTGCGCGAAGCGATCCTGGCGGCCGAGATCACCCGCCGCTACTCCAAGGAGGAGATCCTGGAGCTGTACCTCAACGAGATCTACTTCGGCAACATGGCCTACGGTGTGGAAGCTGCCGCCGAGACCTACTTCGGCACTTCAGCCAGCGAGCTCACCCTGGCCCAGGCCTCCTTCCTGGCCGGCTTGCCGCAATCGCCATCCGTATACGATGTCTATACCAATCGTGAGGCTGCGCTGGGCCGCCAGCAATATGTGCTGCGACTCATCTATAGCCTCAGCGCTGAAGCTGGCTGCATCTACGTCAGCAACAGCTCGGAGCGCGTATGCGTCTCGTTGGATCAAGCCGCTACGGCCGGCCTGGAAATGCTTGACTATCGCTTCAACCAACCCGGGGTAGAGATCCGCTACCCGCACTGGGTGCACTACATCCGCTCGTTGCTGGAAGCCCAGTACGACCCGCAGACCATCTATCGCTCCGGTTTCACCGTGCACACCACGCTTGATCCGGAGTTGCAAGACATGGCGCAGGATACATTGAGCGAGCACATCGCCGGTTTGCAAGACCGCAATGTGGGCAGCGGCGCACTGGTGGCCATGCGCCCCAGCGATGGGCACATCCTTGCCATGGTCGGCTCGGCCGATTTTTACAACGAGGAGATCGACGGCCAAATCAACATGGCTGTCTCCCCGCGCCAGCCGGGTTCCTCCATCAAGCCGCTCACCTATGTGGCCGCCTTCGAGAAGGGCTGGACTGCATCCACGCTTATCTGGGACGTGGAGTCGGAGTTCCCCCCCTCGGGCCTGGCCACCGATACGCGCCCGCCGTACATCCCGCAGAACTATGACGAGCGCTTCCACGGCCCGGTCACCGTGCGCTCGGCGCTGGCCAATTCTTACAATGTGCCCGCGGTCAAGGCGCTCGATTTCGTCGGCATCTACGACAATCCTGACACGCCGGAGGAAGAGGGCCTGGTGGCCTTCGCCCACCGCCTGGGCATCACTGATCTGCACAGCGACCAGTACGGCCTGGCGCTCACTCTGGGTGGCGGCGAGGTCAAGCTGCTGGATCTGACCAATGCCTACGCCATCTTTGCCAACCAGGGCCGCGCTCTCACTCCGGTGGCCATCACGCGCATTACGGATTTCCAGGGCAACGTGATCTTTGAAGCCCCGCAGCCCAGTGGCGAGCAAGTTATCCGTGAGGAGCATGCTTTCCTCATCAGCTCCATCATGTCGGACAATCAGGCCCGCACGCCGATGTTCGGCAGCAACTCGCTTCTCAACCTGCCGTTCCCCGTAGCGGCCAAGACCGGCACCACCACTGACTTCCGCGACAACTGGACCATGGGCTACACCCCCGATGTGGCCGTGGGCGTGTGGGTGGGTAACCCCGACAATACCGAGATGCAGGGCACCAGCGGCCTCAGCGGCGCGGCGCCGATCTGGGCCGAGTTCATGCAGGAAGCCGTGAACTACCTCACGGGCGGTAACCCCAGCAGCTTTGTGCGCCCGGCAGGCATTGAGGAAAAGATCATTTGCACGATCTCCGGTGCCGAGCCCTCCCAATACTGCGATGATCAGCGCCGCGAATACTTCGTCGTAGGCCAGCCGCCAGCCGACGCCGACAATGACCTGTGGCAGGACGTGCTGGCCGATACGTGGACCGGGCTCGAGTCCTCGGCTGCTTGCGGCAACCGCTTCACCGAGGAGCGCTTTGGCCTCAATGTGGAAGATCCCTGGGCCATCAAGTGGATCACGCAGACCAGCCAGGGCCGCAACTGGGCTGAGGCGAATGGTTTCGATGACCCGATCTACTTCTCCCCGCTGCGCGAGTGCCGCGATACCGACCCACGCCCGCTGCTTGACATCATTCTGCCCAACAACGGCGAGCACTTCAACCAGCACGAGGTGCAGGTGGTAGTGCGGGCGGATGCTACGCAGAACTTCCAGCGCTATGTGCTGGAATGGGCGCGCGGCACCAACCCGGATGACCACGATTGGGAGGAGCTCGCTGCCAGCAACACGCCCATTCCGCAGCAGGAGCGGGTGTACACCCTGCGCATGAATGAGATCACGCGTGGGGCGCTCTCGCTGCGCCTCACCATCTACAGCACGCAGAACACGTATGCTGAATATGAAATTGTGATCTACAACGATATGCCAGAGCCAACCGCCATCCCCTCGGCAACGCCGACCATCACACCCCTGCCTTCGGCTACGCCCACGGTTACTAACACCCCGTTGCCGACGGAAACGCCCACCAACACGCCTGAGCCGACGGCCACGCCGTAA
- a CDS encoding flavin reductase, with product MLPRIGRRSNSFLALARDLHLQPANPEGYNDFMQQQAQPGAILRPNPDQLKDVLRFWTTGVTVVTTSHQGSQHGMTVNSFTSLSLEPPLVSISLEKATRTHQLVMQAGRFGVSILAAGQQELSNRFAGRESEQSNRFEGVDIFTLETGSPLLRQAIAYFDCRVSVTHDAGTHTIFISEVLAAGTPLDEQDEQPLVYFNRAYRKLDP from the coding sequence ATGCTACCCCGAATCGGGCGGCGTTCCAATAGCTTTTTGGCGCTGGCACGTGATTTGCACCTGCAGCCCGCCAATCCAGAGGGTTACAATGATTTCATGCAGCAGCAAGCCCAACCTGGCGCCATTTTGCGCCCCAACCCCGATCAACTCAAAGATGTTCTGCGCTTCTGGACTACTGGTGTGACCGTGGTCACTACCAGCCACCAAGGCAGCCAGCACGGAATGACGGTCAACTCGTTCACGTCGCTCTCGCTGGAGCCGCCGCTGGTCTCCATCTCTCTGGAGAAGGCCACCCGCACGCACCAGCTGGTGATGCAGGCTGGCCGCTTTGGCGTCAGCATCCTGGCCGCCGGCCAGCAAGAGCTATCCAACCGTTTTGCCGGGCGTGAGAGCGAGCAGAGCAATCGTTTTGAGGGCGTAGATATCTTTACGCTGGAGACGGGTAGCCCACTATTGCGCCAGGCGATCGCCTATTTCGACTGCCGTGTTTCGGTGACGCATGACGCCGGCACGCATACCATCTTCATCAGCGAGGTGCTCGCCGCCGGAACCCCGCTCGATGAGCAGGATGAGCAGCCATTGGTCTATTTCAACCGCGCTTATCGCAAACTCGATCCGTAG
- a CDS encoding N-acetylmuramoyl-L-alanine amidase: MLQDDLPSEINEPGFSEPAGRRQRPRRASMNVFAQLTSILAVSAVLATLFTAFTPLGLLPAGLTEWVAEQLSGGGSSVGSNFPTPTPRPRPLIGIVAGHWGNDSGAVCSDGLTEVEVNLDIATRVQQKLTDAGFDVDLLQEYDDRLQGYNALALVSIHADTCEYIDDNATGFKVASSLASSAPEKAQRLVACLSNRYQSATGLRYHPASITAHMSNYHTFNEIHHDTTAAIIETGFMNLDRQMLTQNSDSVADGIARGMLCYIYNESATSPEGN, from the coding sequence ATGCTGCAAGATGACCTTCCGTCTGAGATCAACGAGCCTGGCTTCAGCGAGCCTGCAGGGCGACGCCAACGGCCGCGCCGCGCCAGCATGAACGTGTTCGCCCAGCTCACAAGCATTCTGGCGGTCAGCGCGGTGCTGGCCACGCTGTTCACAGCGTTCACACCGCTGGGCTTGCTGCCGGCGGGGTTGACCGAATGGGTGGCCGAGCAGTTGAGCGGCGGTGGCAGCAGCGTGGGCAGCAACTTCCCCACGCCCACTCCGCGCCCCCGCCCGTTGATAGGCATCGTGGCCGGCCATTGGGGCAACGACTCGGGCGCAGTGTGCAGCGACGGCCTGACGGAAGTGGAAGTAAACCTAGATATTGCCACGCGCGTGCAGCAGAAGCTGACCGACGCCGGATTTGATGTGGACTTGCTGCAAGAGTACGACGATCGTCTGCAGGGGTATAACGCGCTGGCGCTGGTATCGATCCACGCTGACACCTGCGAATACATTGACGATAATGCCACCGGCTTCAAGGTGGCTTCATCCCTGGCCAGCAGTGCGCCTGAAAAAGCACAGCGCCTGGTAGCCTGCCTCAGCAATCGTTACCAGAGCGCCACTGGCTTGCGTTATCACCCGGCCAGCATCACGGCCCACATGAGCAACTATCACACCTTCAACGAGATCCATCACGACACGACAGCCGCCATCATCGAAACCGGCTTTATGAACCTGGACCGGCAGATGCTGACCCAGAACTCAGACAGTGTGGCGGATGGGATTGCGCGCGGCATGCTGTGCTACATCTACAACGAAAGCGCCACCTCGCCGGAGGGTAACTAG
- a CDS encoding L,D-transpeptidase — translation MAAAAWHTLCVEARAALAAGHKPEARRLARQAAKLAPQQEEPWLLLAAMAAPAASMAYLKEALRINPRSTRARKAMQWAQERTESKKQARAQVATGGKTTLAMPRLSGLVLMALAAGTVAFALFAWLRPPGLDDGLRFVSAAAAQSIDGLLATSTPTETATPTASNTPTATHTPTHTATPSATPSPTPTLTPSPTPTATIGADVSELEKHFVELPRGVGPNERWINVNLSNQTLEAYEGSTLVRSFVISSGRSGSPTVTGTFKIWIKVRIQDMSGPGYYIRDVPWVMYFYGDYGIHGTWWHNNFGTPMSAGCVNMTVEDSQWMYSWASVGTTVQVHY, via the coding sequence ATGGCGGCGGCCGCCTGGCACACGCTGTGTGTCGAAGCCCGCGCCGCGCTGGCCGCCGGACACAAGCCTGAGGCGCGTCGCCTGGCGCGCCAGGCGGCGAAGCTGGCGCCGCAGCAGGAGGAGCCTTGGCTGCTGCTGGCCGCCATGGCCGCTCCTGCCGCAAGCATGGCCTATTTAAAAGAAGCGCTGCGCATCAACCCGCGCTCTACGCGGGCGCGCAAAGCCATGCAATGGGCGCAGGAGCGCACAGAGAGTAAGAAACAGGCGCGGGCGCAGGTGGCTACCGGCGGCAAGACAACTTTGGCCATGCCGCGCCTCAGCGGCCTGGTGCTGATGGCGCTGGCGGCCGGCACGGTGGCGTTCGCATTGTTTGCCTGGCTGCGCCCTCCCGGGCTGGATGACGGCTTGCGTTTCGTCAGTGCGGCCGCGGCGCAAAGCATTGACGGCCTGCTGGCCACCAGCACGCCCACCGAAACCGCCACGCCCACAGCCAGCAATACACCCACGGCCACCCATACGCCAACCCACACGGCTACTCCGAGCGCCACGCCTTCCCCCACGCCCACGCTGACCCCTAGCCCAACCCCTACAGCCACCATCGGAGCGGATGTGAGCGAGCTGGAGAAGCACTTCGTCGAGCTGCCGCGCGGCGTTGGCCCCAACGAGCGCTGGATCAATGTCAACCTGAGCAATCAAACTCTAGAAGCCTATGAGGGCAGCACGCTGGTGCGCAGCTTTGTGATCTCCAGCGGCCGCTCGGGTTCGCCCACCGTTACGGGCACCTTCAAGATCTGGATCAAGGTGCGCATTCAGGATATGTCAGGCCCCGGCTACTACATTCGGGATGTCCCCTGGGTCATGTATTTCTACGGAGACTACGGCATCCACGGCACCTGGTGGCACAACAACTTCGGCACGCCCATGAGCGCTGGCTGCGTGAACATGACGGTGGAAGACTCTCAGTGGATGTACAGCTGGGCCAGTGTGGGCACCACTGTGCAAGTGCACTATTAG
- the rpmH gene encoding 50S ribosomal protein L34, whose amino-acid sequence MPKRTYQPKKRRRVRVHGFRKRMSSSSGQDVLKRRRLKGRKKLTVKANNHVKKVDWNA is encoded by the coding sequence ATGCCCAAAAGAACTTATCAGCCCAAGAAGCGCCGCCGCGTGCGTGTGCATGGCTTCCGCAAACGCATGTCCAGCTCCTCGGGCCAGGATGTGCTGAAGCGCCGCCGCCTCAAGGGACGCAAGAAACTCACGGTGAAAGCCAATAACCACGTCAAGAAGGTGGACTGGAACGCCTAA
- the rnpA gene encoding ribonuclease P protein component: MKRGFRLSRPADFKRVRRLGKSYTHPFVVLVVLTNDATDPPVGSSLRVGVAAGRSVGGAVQRNRAKRVLRAAMQPLLQRIKPGHDLVLIAREAILASSSQQAQGVLERLLQRAKLL, from the coding sequence GTGAAGCGAGGATTCCGCCTCAGCAGACCAGCCGATTTCAAACGGGTGCGGCGACTGGGAAAGTCTTACACGCACCCGTTTGTTGTGCTTGTAGTGTTAACAAATGATGCAACCGACCCACCAGTTGGCAGCAGCCTACGGGTGGGCGTGGCTGCCGGCCGCAGTGTAGGCGGCGCCGTGCAGCGCAACCGCGCCAAGCGCGTGCTGCGGGCAGCCATGCAGCCGCTGCTGCAACGCATCAAGCCCGGGCACGACCTTGTGCTGATCGCCCGGGAAGCAATTCTTGCCAGCAGCAGCCAGCAGGCACAGGGGGTGCTGGAGCGGCTGCTGCAACGAGCCAAACTACTATGA
- the yidD gene encoding membrane protein insertion efficiency factor YidD — protein sequence MNAHLTHDHAEIHEQPDPRLRDLPRTLTNLPRFLLLIPIRIYQLTWSRTLPPDTCRFYPTCSHYTYQAIYKYGALKGGGMGFYRLLRCNPFNKSAGYDPVP from the coding sequence ATGAACGCACACCTCACGCACGACCACGCCGAGATCCATGAGCAGCCAGACCCGCGGCTGCGCGATCTGCCGCGCACATTGACCAACCTGCCGCGCTTTCTGCTGCTGATCCCCATCCGCATCTACCAGCTCACCTGGTCACGCACCCTGCCGCCGGATACCTGCCGCTTCTATCCCACCTGCTCTCATTACACCTACCAGGCCATCTATAAATATGGCGCGCTCAAGGGCGGCGGCATGGGCTTCTACCGCCTGCTGCGCTGTAACCCTTTCAATAAATCTGCCGGCTATGACCCGGTGCCATAA
- a CDS encoding PQQ-binding-like beta-propeller repeat protein: MKKNTLLKLALLGLLSLALSACGTVPPLSWPGIHVDEASGRAYVAYQNQVTALNSQTGASVWQYPADRDNGFTAFAEPALGDGQLFFGSYNHNFYAVTPGNGALEWSYEGPAGQFIASPLVDGERIYAPNADHTLYTFDHAGALLWTFTTSHPQWGKPALGDGVVYISSLNHFLYALDAESGQVLWTLDTGGTLAAGPLLHEGVLYIGSFNSEVLAVDAAGGEVLWRVPTDGWVWGTPALYEGQLLVGDLNGFLYSLDPASGSQNWTLETGSSITGTPLGLNEHIYVINEAGSVISVDLDGSIVWNQDFGTELYGSAVAAGDLILVGQHNNTTTVVAVNESGSRVWTFPQQ, encoded by the coding sequence ATGAAGAAAAACACTCTGCTTAAACTTGCCCTGTTGGGCCTGCTGAGCCTCGCCTTGAGCGCCTGTGGCACTGTGCCACCGCTGTCCTGGCCTGGCATCCATGTAGATGAGGCCAGCGGCCGCGCATACGTGGCTTATCAGAACCAAGTCACCGCCTTGAACAGCCAGACTGGCGCTTCGGTTTGGCAGTACCCCGCCGATCGCGACAATGGCTTCACGGCCTTTGCCGAACCTGCTCTGGGCGACGGCCAATTATTCTTTGGCAGCTACAACCACAACTTCTACGCGGTGACCCCTGGCAACGGGGCGCTGGAGTGGAGCTACGAAGGCCCCGCAGGCCAGTTCATCGCCAGCCCGCTGGTGGATGGCGAGCGCATCTATGCACCCAACGCCGACCACACGCTGTACACCTTCGACCATGCCGGCGCGCTGCTGTGGACCTTTACGACAAGCCATCCGCAATGGGGCAAGCCCGCTCTGGGCGACGGCGTAGTGTATATCAGCTCGCTCAACCATTTCCTCTATGCGCTGGATGCTGAAAGCGGCCAGGTGTTGTGGACGCTGGACACCGGCGGCACGCTGGCCGCCGGCCCGCTGCTGCACGAGGGCGTGCTGTACATCGGCAGCTTCAACAGTGAAGTGCTGGCGGTGGACGCGGCCGGCGGCGAAGTGCTATGGCGCGTGCCAACGGATGGCTGGGTTTGGGGCACCCCCGCCCTGTACGAAGGCCAGCTGCTGGTGGGTGACCTGAATGGCTTCCTGTATTCGCTGGATCCGGCCAGCGGCAGCCAAAACTGGACGCTGGAAACCGGCAGCTCCATCACGGGCACTCCACTGGGCTTGAACGAGCATATCTACGTCATCAACGAGGCCGGGAGTGTGATTTCGGTTGATCTTGACGGCAGCATTGTCTGGAATCAGGACTTTGGCACCGAGCTGTACGGCTCCGCCGTGGCAGCTGGTGACCTGATCCTGGTGGGCCAGCACAACAACACCACCACCGTGGTGGCCGTGAACGAGAGCGGCTCCCGCGTATGGACCTTTCCGCAACAGTAA
- a CDS encoding YidC/Oxa1 family membrane protein insertase, protein MLDIIIVPFTNVLVFLYDILGQNFGLAIIVFTLLIKLLTYPLSVSQLKSARMTQELQNDPRWKQIQTKYKDNREKLAQEQMKFYQEKGISPFSSCLPMLIQFPLLIAMYWSIQRSLAATPLALLDFARGIALPNAAELLPLNSSFLWMDLSQPERLHLAFLPFAIPVLTIVVVVTTWLQSKMMTPASTNPNDQSAQMARSMSLTMPLMMGYISMVFPSGLSIYYVISNLFGIAQAWLMRRQPASAAAPASK, encoded by the coding sequence ATGTTAGACATCATCATTGTCCCGTTTACCAATGTTCTTGTGTTTCTGTATGACATTCTGGGCCAGAACTTTGGCCTGGCGATCATTGTCTTCACCCTGCTGATCAAGCTGCTCACCTACCCTCTGTCGGTATCGCAGCTCAAGAGCGCCCGCATGACGCAGGAACTGCAGAATGACCCGCGCTGGAAGCAGATCCAGACCAAGTACAAGGACAACCGCGAGAAGCTGGCCCAGGAACAGATGAAGTTCTACCAGGAGAAGGGCATCAGCCCATTCAGCTCCTGCCTGCCGATGCTGATCCAGTTCCCCCTGCTGATCGCCATGTACTGGTCCATCCAGCGCTCGCTGGCGGCCACGCCGCTGGCCCTGCTGGACTTTGCACGCGGCATCGCCCTGCCCAATGCGGCTGAATTGCTGCCGCTGAACAGCAGCTTCCTGTGGATGGACCTGTCGCAGCCGGAGCGCTTGCACCTGGCTTTTCTGCCGTTCGCCATCCCGGTCCTGACCATCGTCGTGGTGGTCACCACCTGGCTGCAAAGCAAGATGATGACCCCTGCCTCCACCAACCCCAACGACCAGAGCGCGCAGATGGCTCGTTCCATGAGCCTGACCATGCCATTGATGATGGGTTACATCTCGATGGTGTTCCCTTCCGGTCTCTCCATCTACTATGTGATCAGCAACCTGTTTGGCATTGCTCAGGCCTGGCTGATGCGCCGCCAGCCAGCCAGCGCGGCTGCGCCGGCCAGCAAGTAA
- a CDS encoding Jag N-terminal domain-containing protein, giving the protein MEHRTSLEVIAPTVHEAIEKGLVELGLEDTQVDVEVLDEGGTGFLGLGGRQARVRLIVKEGLAKPAAAATPKRSRPAAEPSAPLTEAETENLLAITRATVLTLLEHMSVRAEVSTSLGEPDEPDMAPPVLVDVEGGDLSFLIGRHAETLSALQLITRLIVGKEVGRAAHIIIDVAGYRQRRDENLRKLANKMAKQAVSTGRRQTLEPMSPSERRIIHLELRDSAEVTTESTGEEPRRKVVIIPK; this is encoded by the coding sequence ATGGAACATCGCACAAGTCTGGAAGTCATTGCCCCCACCGTGCACGAAGCCATTGAAAAAGGTTTGGTGGAACTGGGGCTTGAGGACACACAGGTAGACGTTGAGGTTTTGGACGAAGGCGGCACAGGCTTTTTGGGCCTGGGCGGCCGCCAAGCCCGTGTGCGCCTGATCGTCAAAGAAGGGCTGGCAAAGCCCGCCGCTGCAGCCACTCCGAAACGCAGCCGCCCTGCCGCCGAACCCAGCGCTCCGCTGACCGAAGCGGAAACCGAGAACTTGCTGGCAATTACCCGGGCCACAGTGCTGACCCTGCTGGAGCACATGAGTGTGCGCGCCGAGGTCAGCACGAGCCTGGGCGAACCAGACGAGCCGGATATGGCCCCGCCGGTGCTGGTGGATGTAGAGGGTGGCGACCTTAGCTTTCTGATCGGCCGCCATGCTGAAACCCTGAGCGCACTGCAACTGATCACGCGCCTGATTGTCGGCAAAGAAGTTGGCCGGGCAGCCCACATCATCATTGATGTGGCCGGCTACCGCCAACGCCGCGACGAGAATCTGCGCAAACTGGCCAACAAGATGGCCAAGCAGGCCGTCTCAACCGGGCGCCGTCAGACGCTGGAGCCGATGTCGCCCTCCGAGCGGCGCATCATTCACCTGGAGCTGCGCGACAGCGCCGAGGTGACCACAGAGAGCACGGGCGAAGAGCCGCGCCGCAAAGTCGTCATCATTCCGAAGTAG
- a CDS encoding polyprenyl synthetase family protein, whose product MSIYHSAIELLLEQPQVAEWPLLQRVVRQATGKPPVAWDFPIAGCVASGAAEQQAIPAVAAITCVHIAIILIDDILDEDPRGEHNQLGAGRAANLAAGLGSLGQYMLETYPCQHPHLATASLNQMMGNTAYGQDLDVQNNHSEEGYWAVARAKSSPYFAAALTLGGLYGGADPGLAEQLRQFGALFGEVMQIHDDLNDCLAEPANVDWLQGRAPLPLLFAELVPHPARKRFVELRGQVAQPDALREAQSILVSSGAISYCVNELVTRHQRLQAMLDKMPLVEPRLLQQILDHAIAPVEHLFASVGTSFNPGTDRPSA is encoded by the coding sequence ATGAGTATCTATCATTCTGCTATTGAATTGCTTCTCGAACAACCTCAGGTAGCGGAATGGCCGCTGCTGCAGCGCGTGGTGCGCCAGGCCACCGGCAAGCCGCCGGTGGCCTGGGACTTCCCGATCGCCGGCTGCGTGGCGTCGGGGGCCGCCGAGCAGCAAGCGATACCTGCCGTGGCCGCCATCACCTGCGTCCACATTGCCATCATCCTGATCGACGACATTCTGGACGAGGATCCGCGCGGCGAGCACAACCAACTCGGCGCTGGCCGCGCCGCCAACCTGGCAGCCGGCCTGGGCAGCCTGGGTCAGTACATGCTGGAAACGTACCCGTGCCAGCACCCGCACCTGGCCACAGCGTCCCTCAACCAGATGATGGGCAACACCGCTTATGGGCAAGACCTGGATGTGCAGAACAACCACAGCGAAGAGGGTTACTGGGCCGTAGCACGCGCCAAGAGCTCACCCTATTTTGCTGCAGCGCTAACCCTGGGCGGATTGTACGGCGGCGCGGACCCTGGATTGGCCGAGCAGCTACGCCAGTTCGGCGCCCTGTTCGGCGAGGTGATGCAAATTCACGATGATCTGAATGACTGTCTGGCAGAGCCGGCCAATGTGGACTGGCTGCAGGGCCGCGCCCCGTTGCCGCTACTGTTCGCTGAGCTGGTTCCCCACCCTGCTCGCAAGCGCTTTGTGGAACTGCGCGGCCAGGTGGCCCAGCCAGATGCTTTGCGCGAGGCGCAAAGCATTCTGGTGAGCAGCGGCGCGATCAGCTATTGCGTGAATGAGCTTGTGACCCGCCACCAACGCTTGCAAGCGATGCTGGACAAGATGCCGCTGGTTGAGCCGCGACTGCTTCAGCAAATCCTGGACCATGCCATTGCGCCGGTAGAGCACTTGTTTGCCTCAGTGGGGACAAGCTTCAACCCGGGTACAGATCGTCCATCGGCGTGA